Proteins from a genomic interval of Drosophila melanogaster chromosome 2R:
- the CG34045 gene encoding uncharacterized protein, with protein sequence MNLPHGLSKSLLPFTVLGVVLMSAAFSNALDCYVCTYLDGYSDNSCLKNASAVTVLNCTRKYCVTMRVEIRRNSSKVMSFRRDCQDKPLMLYGNKPDETFRTYFTSCQQDRCNGHDGRVRNSTNGSGGSGIHNAIIPGKSPGQIAFLSPWIHIVLIIVALCQFP encoded by the exons ATGAATCTACCGCACGGACTGTCAAAATCTCTACTACCATTTACGGTGCTCGGCGTCGTCTTAATGTCAGCAGCCTTCTCGAATG CGCTCGATTGCTATGTGTGCACCTATTTGGACGGTTACAGTGATAACTCCTGTCTGAAGAACGCCAGTGCTGTTACTGTGCTCAACTGCACCAGGAAATACTGTGTGACAATGCGCGTGGAAATTAGG CGTAACTCGAGCAAGGTGATGTCCTTCCGACGCGACTGCCAGGACAAGCCGTTG ATGCTGTATGGCAATAAGCCAGATGAAACGTTTCGCACTTATTTCACATCCTGCCAACAGGACCGCTGCAATGGACACGATGGTCGGGTTAGGAACTCGACAAATGGAAGTGGGGGCAGCGGTATACACAACGCTATTATTCCTGGAAAAAGTCCTGGTCAAATCGCATTCCTTAGCCCCTGGATACATATTGTTTTGATTATCGTGGCACTTTGCCAGTTTCCATAG
- the fest gene encoding wurstfest, isoform B: MVTDAQDTVAPKTSSTKEVQCQHSGALDEPHVEELALPGPAPLATPKSGRVGIFNAEDFLSRAQLNDKINNILRSPTKAPNGVRQRSVFTNNNPSPQATMRFVSSMNSPLAPRMSSLSLTGGVKRGLERGNSSSSMGNSASVGTSTSVLAKECSSQTNSCGRSYMNMGMHASSHSGFGVLPQSGAGYETMGWNMDAGNITRSGKSLTGRFNSGYGYEVDGAYCMAHHTQQFPSPMPPPPFAMDRVSSRTFEFENNTPPPCPGSGPIAMSNGTIQLRLREGVRIDMTLDKAVRVLNQRSMVAAALSRNCSNSALIHPNGRILQSGSKVEIVTYDGMKANNFVRYAKMWYKGVSFTSESCALIYLVDTAGTRTTTDTFTDLTKDYTLAVFYDDSRHGPSFVSDAHDVIANSTYNCAEDGTEVYDINGFRITQAADGLVKVSRQHSKCLIRTSPGNGSATLTTTGIHCTASLGKTSHLFVRRNEKRMHFDGSCFIVRNAGHSAGFNENNLLIVY; the protein is encoded by the exons ATGGTTACCGACGCCCAGGACACCGTTGCACCTAAGACCAGCAGCACCAAGGAGGTGCAGTGCCAGCACTCCGGCGCCCTGGATGAGCCCCATGTCGAGGAGCTGGCTCTACCGGGCCCCGCCCCCTTGGCCACGCCCAAGAGCGGCCGCGTTGGCATCTTCAATGCCGAGGACTTCTTGTCCCGCGCCCAGTTGAACGACAAGATCAATAACATCTTGCGCTCGCCCACCAAGGCTCCAAATGGTGTGCGCCAGCGTTCCGTATTCACCAACAACAACCCATCGCCG CAAGCCACCATGCGCTTTGTGTCATCGATGAACAGCCCATTGGCTCCACGTATGAGCAGCCTTTCGCTGACTGGCGGAGTGAAGCGCGGCTTGGAgcgcggcaacagcagcagcagcatgggCAACAGCGCCAGCGTGGGCACCAGCACCTCCGTCCTGGCCAAGGAGTGCTCCAGCCAGACAAACAGCTGCGGCCGCAGCTACATGAATATGGGCATGCACGCATCTTCCCACTCGGGCTTCGGAGTCCTGCCGCAATCTGGTGCCGGCTACGAGACCATGGGCTGGAACATGGATGCCGGCAATATTACGCGCAGCGGCAAGAGTCTAACGGGACGCTTCAACTCTGGCTATGGCTATGAGGTGGATGGAGCCTACTGCATG GCACATCACACCCAGCAGTTCCCATCGCCAATGCCACCACCACCTTTTGCTATGGATCGCGTCAGCTCGCGCACTTTTGAGTTCGAGAACAACACACCACCACCGTGTCCAGGATCTGGACCGATTGCCATGTCCAATGGCACCATCCAGTTGCGCCTGCGCGAGGGCGTTCG CATTGACATGACCCTGGACAAGGCTGTCCGTGTGCTGAATCAGCGCAGCATGGTTGCCGCCGCCTTATCgcgcaactgcagcaactCTGCCCTCATCCATCCCAATGGGCGCATCTTGCAGAGCGGCTCCAAGGTGGAGATCGTCACCTACGACGGAATGAAGGCCAACAACTTTGT TCGCTATGCCAAAATGTGGTACAAGGGCGTTAGCTTCACCAGCGAGTCCTGTGCCCTCATCTATCTGGTGGACACAGCTGGCACTCGCACCACCACCGATACCTTCACCGACCTGACCAAGGACTACACCTTGGCGGTGTTCTATGA CGATTCGCGCCACGGCCCATCCTTTGTGTCCGATGCCCACGACGTAATCGCCAACTCCACCTACAATTGCGCCGAGGACGGCACCGAGGTGTATGACATCAATGGATTCCGCATCACCCAGGCGGCCGACGGCCTGGTCAAGGTCAGCCGCCAGCACAGCAAGTGCCTGATTCGCACCAGTCCGGGCAATGGATCCGCCACCCTGACCACCACCGGCATCCACTGCACGGCTTCGTTGGGCAAGACCTCGCACCTGTTCGTCCG tcgTAATGAGAAGCGCATGCACTTCGACGGATCCTGTTTCATTGTACGCAATGCTGGTCACTCGGCTGGATTCAATGAAAACAACCTGCTCATTGTCTACTAA
- the fest gene encoding wurstfest, isoform A produces the protein MVTDAQDTVAPKTSSTKEVQCQHSGALDEPHVEELALPGPAPLATPKSGRVGIFNAEDFLSRAQLNDKINNILRSPTKAPNGVRQRSVFTNNNPSPQATMRFVSSMNSPLAPRMSSLSLTGGVKRGLERGNSSSSMGNSASVGTSTSVLAKECSSQTNSCGRSYMNMGMHASSHSGFGVLPQSGAGYETMGWNMDAGNITRSGKSLTGRFNSGYGYEVDGAYCMPQAHHTQQFPSPMPPPPFAMDRVSSRTFEFENNTPPPCPGSGPIAMSNGTIQLRLREGVRIDMTLDKAVRVLNQRSMVAAALSRNCSNSALIHPNGRILQSGSKVEIVTYDGMKANNFVRYAKMWYKGVSFTSESCALIYLVDTAGTRTTTDTFTDLTKDYTLAVFYDDSRHGPSFVSDAHDVIANSTYNCAEDGTEVYDINGFRITQAADGLVKVSRQHSKCLIRTSPGNGSATLTTTGIHCTASLGKTSHLFVRRNEKRMHFDGSCFIVRNAGHSAGFNENNLLIVY, from the exons ATGGTTACCGACGCCCAGGACACCGTTGCACCTAAGACCAGCAGCACCAAGGAGGTGCAGTGCCAGCACTCCGGCGCCCTGGATGAGCCCCATGTCGAGGAGCTGGCTCTACCGGGCCCCGCCCCCTTGGCCACGCCCAAGAGCGGCCGCGTTGGCATCTTCAATGCCGAGGACTTCTTGTCCCGCGCCCAGTTGAACGACAAGATCAATAACATCTTGCGCTCGCCCACCAAGGCTCCAAATGGTGTGCGCCAGCGTTCCGTATTCACCAACAACAACCCATCGCCG CAAGCCACCATGCGCTTTGTGTCATCGATGAACAGCCCATTGGCTCCACGTATGAGCAGCCTTTCGCTGACTGGCGGAGTGAAGCGCGGCTTGGAgcgcggcaacagcagcagcagcatgggCAACAGCGCCAGCGTGGGCACCAGCACCTCCGTCCTGGCCAAGGAGTGCTCCAGCCAGACAAACAGCTGCGGCCGCAGCTACATGAATATGGGCATGCACGCATCTTCCCACTCGGGCTTCGGAGTCCTGCCGCAATCTGGTGCCGGCTACGAGACCATGGGCTGGAACATGGATGCCGGCAATATTACGCGCAGCGGCAAGAGTCTAACGGGACGCTTCAACTCTGGCTATGGCTATGAGGTGGATGGAGCCTACTGCATG CCACAGGCACATCACACCCAGCAGTTCCCATCGCCAATGCCACCACCACCTTTTGCTATGGATCGCGTCAGCTCGCGCACTTTTGAGTTCGAGAACAACACACCACCACCGTGTCCAGGATCTGGACCGATTGCCATGTCCAATGGCACCATCCAGTTGCGCCTGCGCGAGGGCGTTCG CATTGACATGACCCTGGACAAGGCTGTCCGTGTGCTGAATCAGCGCAGCATGGTTGCCGCCGCCTTATCgcgcaactgcagcaactCTGCCCTCATCCATCCCAATGGGCGCATCTTGCAGAGCGGCTCCAAGGTGGAGATCGTCACCTACGACGGAATGAAGGCCAACAACTTTGT TCGCTATGCCAAAATGTGGTACAAGGGCGTTAGCTTCACCAGCGAGTCCTGTGCCCTCATCTATCTGGTGGACACAGCTGGCACTCGCACCACCACCGATACCTTCACCGACCTGACCAAGGACTACACCTTGGCGGTGTTCTATGA CGATTCGCGCCACGGCCCATCCTTTGTGTCCGATGCCCACGACGTAATCGCCAACTCCACCTACAATTGCGCCGAGGACGGCACCGAGGTGTATGACATCAATGGATTCCGCATCACCCAGGCGGCCGACGGCCTGGTCAAGGTCAGCCGCCAGCACAGCAAGTGCCTGATTCGCACCAGTCCGGGCAATGGATCCGCCACCCTGACCACCACCGGCATCCACTGCACGGCTTCGTTGGGCAAGACCTCGCACCTGTTCGTCCG tcgTAATGAGAAGCGCATGCACTTCGACGGATCCTGTTTCATTGTACGCAATGCTGGTCACTCGGCTGGATTCAATGAAAACAACCTGCTCATTGTCTACTAA